A region from the Triticum urartu cultivar G1812 chromosome 1, Tu2.1, whole genome shotgun sequence genome encodes:
- the LOC125517323 gene encoding cytochrome P450 734A1-like isoform X2 gives MGSPAAILLAVLLAVLAYVLRVLRSLVWVPHRLERRLRRQGIRGPPRRLISGNGADYGALLAAAQSKPLASFHHAIVGRVAPHYREWAARYGRPFVFWFGPRSWLVFSSPEVAKAALNDSTGTFDKAGNGGGGNPLARQLIGEGLVGLTGEKWAHHRRVISPAFNMERVKGWIPEMSAIASSMLDKWEVQGGTHTEFEIDASKEFQTLSSDVISCVAFGSSYEEGKRIFQLQEEQIKLALIAMRTFYFPGFRFVPTKKNRRRHSLNQEIRSSLRKLIETNGRKCEDSKNLLGLMLSASKTDNEFKMGIEEIIDECKTFYFAGKETTANLLTWATLLLALHKEWQDKARDEVYQVCGKHKHPNAENLSSLKIVNMVLKETLRLYPPALFVNRTVTRDVKLGKLDIPADGKSYHLGAYFPFGIGPAICVGQNLAMVEAKLALAMVLQQFALDVSSSYVHAPMKVMTLQPQYGAQLLVHKI, from the exons ATGGGCAGCCCTGCCGCCATCCTCCTCGCCGTGCTACTCGCCGTGCTCGCGTACGTGCTTCGCGTGCTCCGCAGCCTCGTGTGGGTCCCGCACCGACTGGAGCGCCGCCTGCGGCGGCAGGGCATCCGGGGGCCTCCGCGCAGGCTCATCTCCGGAAACGGGGCCGACTACGGCGCCCTTCTCGCCGCCGCCCAGTCCAAGCCGCTCGCCTCCTTCCACCACGCCATCGTCGGCCGCGTCGCGCCGCACTACCGCGAGTGGGCGGCGCGGTACGGCCGGCCGTTTGTGTTCTGGTTCGGGCCCCGGTCGTGGCTGGTGTTCTCCAGCCCGGAAGTCGCCAAGGCCGCGCTGAACGACTCCACGGGGACCTTCGATAAGGCtggcaacggcggcggcggcaacccGCTCGCTCGGCAGCTCATCGGCGAGGGGCTGGTGGGGCTCACCGGGGAGAAGTGGGCGCACCACCGCCGCGTGATCTCGCCCGCCTTCAACATGGAGAGGGTCAAG GGCTGGATACCAGAAATGTCAGCAATTGCCTCATCCATGCTGGATAAATGGGAAGTCCAAGGAGGAACCCACACTGAGTTTGAGATTGATGCAAGTAAAGAATTCCAAACTTTGAGTTCTGATGTCATTTCCTGTGTGGCATTTGGAAGTAGCTACGAGGAAGGAAAGCGGATTTTTCAATTGCAAGAAGAACAGATAAAACTAGCCCTCATTGCAATGAGAACCTTCTACTTTCCTGGATTCAG GTTTGTACCGACAAAGAAGAACCGAAGAAGGCATAGCCTAAACCAGGAAATCCGAAGTTCTCTGCGGAAATTGATTGAGACCAATGGAAGGAAGTGTGAGGACTCCAAAAATTTGCTTGGCTTGATGCTATCAGCCAGCAAAACTGACAACGAGTTCAAAATGGGAATCGAAGAGATCATTGATGAGTGCAAGACATTTTACTTTGCTGGTAAGGAAACAACCGCAAATTTGTTGACATGGGCAACACTTCTGCTGGCATTGCATAAAGAATGGCAAGACAAAGCCCGCGACGAAGTCTATCAAGTGTGTGGCAAGCACAAGCACCCAAACGCGGAAAATCTGAGCAGTCTCAAAATT GTAAATATGGTGTTGAAGGAGACCCTCAGGCTGTATCCTCCAGCTCTGTTCGTTAACAGGACAGTCACTAGGGATGTGAAGCTGggcaaactcgacatccctgcaG ATGGCAAGAGCTACCACCTTGGCGCGTACTTCCCCTTTGGGATTGGCCCTGCCATCTGTGTTGGGCAGAATCTCGCGATGGTTGAGGCAAAGCTGGCGCTTGCAATGGTCCTCCAACAGTTTGCGCTTGATGTCTCGTCGTCCTATGTTCATGCGCCGATGAAGGTGATGACCCTCCAACCCCAGTATGGTGCTCAACTTCTTGTCCACAAGATCTGA
- the LOC125517323 gene encoding cytochrome P450 734A1-like isoform X1, producing MGSPAAILLAVLLAVLAYVLRVLRSLVWVPHRLERRLRRQGIRGPPRRLISGNGADYGALLAAAQSKPLASFHHAIVGRVAPHYREWAARYGRPFVFWFGPRSWLVFSSPEVAKAALNDSTGTFDKAGNGGGGNPLARQLIGEGLVGLTGEKWAHHRRVISPAFNMERVKGWIPEMSAIASSMLDKWEVQGGTHTEFEIDASKEFQTLSSDVISCVAFGSSYEEGKRIFQLQEEQIKLALIAMRTFYFPGFRFVPTKKNRRRHSLNQEIRSSLRKLIETNGRKCEDSKNLLGLMLSASKTDNEFKMGIEEIIDECKTFYFAGKETTANLLTWATLLLALHKEWQDKARDEVYQVCGKHKHPNAENLSSLKIVNMVLKETLRLYPPALFVNRTVTRDVKLGKLDIPAGTQLNLPIIDIHHDVDIWGANAEEFDPSRFADGKSYHLGAYFPFGIGPAICVGQNLAMVEAKLALAMVLQQFALDVSSSYVHAPMKVMTLQPQYGAQLLVHKI from the exons ATGGGCAGCCCTGCCGCCATCCTCCTCGCCGTGCTACTCGCCGTGCTCGCGTACGTGCTTCGCGTGCTCCGCAGCCTCGTGTGGGTCCCGCACCGACTGGAGCGCCGCCTGCGGCGGCAGGGCATCCGGGGGCCTCCGCGCAGGCTCATCTCCGGAAACGGGGCCGACTACGGCGCCCTTCTCGCCGCCGCCCAGTCCAAGCCGCTCGCCTCCTTCCACCACGCCATCGTCGGCCGCGTCGCGCCGCACTACCGCGAGTGGGCGGCGCGGTACGGCCGGCCGTTTGTGTTCTGGTTCGGGCCCCGGTCGTGGCTGGTGTTCTCCAGCCCGGAAGTCGCCAAGGCCGCGCTGAACGACTCCACGGGGACCTTCGATAAGGCtggcaacggcggcggcggcaacccGCTCGCTCGGCAGCTCATCGGCGAGGGGCTGGTGGGGCTCACCGGGGAGAAGTGGGCGCACCACCGCCGCGTGATCTCGCCCGCCTTCAACATGGAGAGGGTCAAG GGCTGGATACCAGAAATGTCAGCAATTGCCTCATCCATGCTGGATAAATGGGAAGTCCAAGGAGGAACCCACACTGAGTTTGAGATTGATGCAAGTAAAGAATTCCAAACTTTGAGTTCTGATGTCATTTCCTGTGTGGCATTTGGAAGTAGCTACGAGGAAGGAAAGCGGATTTTTCAATTGCAAGAAGAACAGATAAAACTAGCCCTCATTGCAATGAGAACCTTCTACTTTCCTGGATTCAG GTTTGTACCGACAAAGAAGAACCGAAGAAGGCATAGCCTAAACCAGGAAATCCGAAGTTCTCTGCGGAAATTGATTGAGACCAATGGAAGGAAGTGTGAGGACTCCAAAAATTTGCTTGGCTTGATGCTATCAGCCAGCAAAACTGACAACGAGTTCAAAATGGGAATCGAAGAGATCATTGATGAGTGCAAGACATTTTACTTTGCTGGTAAGGAAACAACCGCAAATTTGTTGACATGGGCAACACTTCTGCTGGCATTGCATAAAGAATGGCAAGACAAAGCCCGCGACGAAGTCTATCAAGTGTGTGGCAAGCACAAGCACCCAAACGCGGAAAATCTGAGCAGTCTCAAAATT GTAAATATGGTGTTGAAGGAGACCCTCAGGCTGTATCCTCCAGCTCTGTTCGTTAACAGGACAGTCACTAGGGATGTGAAGCTGggcaaactcgacatccctgcaGGCACGCAGCTCAATCTGCCTATTATTGACATTCACCATGATGTCGACATATGGGGAGCTAATGCGGAGGAGTTCGATCCATCGAGGTTTGCAGATGGCAAGAGCTACCACCTTGGCGCGTACTTCCCCTTTGGGATTGGCCCTGCCATCTGTGTTGGGCAGAATCTCGCGATGGTTGAGGCAAAGCTGGCGCTTGCAATGGTCCTCCAACAGTTTGCGCTTGATGTCTCGTCGTCCTATGTTCATGCGCCGATGAAGGTGATGACCCTCCAACCCCAGTATGGTGCTCAACTTCTTGTCCACAAGATCTGA
- the LOC125517337 gene encoding cytochrome P450 734A1-like, whose protein sequence is MAALAALLLATLLAALAYLLRLLRSLVWVPHRLERRLRRQGIRGPPRSLLYGNAAEYGALIAAHSAPLASFHHAFVGRAAPEYRDWAAQYGRPFVFWFGPRPRLVVSGPEVAKAVLTDSTGAFRKGSGSNVNPLSRQLLGEGLVALTGEKWAHHRRVISPAFNMERIKGWIPEISAITSSMLDKWEVQGETRAEFEIDVNKEFHTLSADVISCIAFGSSYEEGKRIFELQDEQVQLALLAMRTFYFPGFRFVPTKKNQRRHSLNKEIRNSLRRLIEINRKKCEDSKNLLGLMLSASKTDTEFKMGIEEIIDECKTFYFAGKETTANLLTWATLLLALCKEWQHKARDEVLQVCGKNEHPNAETLSSLKIVNMVLKETLRLYPPALFVNRTVSRDVKLGKLDIPAGTQLNLPIIEMHHDVNIWGANADEFDPSRFADGKSYHLGAYFPFGIGPAICVGQNLTMVEAKLALAMVLQRFAFEVSPSYVHAPMMAMTLQPEYGAQVLVHKI, encoded by the exons ATGGCCGCCCTCGCCGCGCTTCTCCTCGCGACCCTACTCGCCGCGCTCGCGTACCTGCTCCGCCTGCTCCGCTCCCTCGTGTGGGTCCCGCACCGCCTGGAGCGCCGCCTGCGCCGGCAGGGCATCCGGGGGCCCCCGCGCAGCCTGCTCTACGGCAACGCGGCCGAGTACGGCGCGCTGATCGCCGCCCATTCCGCGCCGCTGGCCTCCTTCCACCACGCCTTCGTCGGCCGCGCCGCGCCGGAATACCGCGACTGGGCGGCGCAGTACGGCCGCCCGTTCGTGTTCTGGTTCGGGCCCCGGCCGCGGCTGGTGGTCTCCGGCCCGGAGGTCGCCAAGGCCGTGCTGACCGACTCCACGGGGGCCTTCAGAAAGGGTTCCGGGAGCAACGTCAACCCGCTCTCTCGGCAGCTCCTCGGCGAGGGGCTGGTGGCCCTCACCGGGGAGAAGTGGGCGCACCACCGCCGTGTGATATCGCCCGCCTTCAACATGGAGAGAATCAAG GGTTGGATTCCAGAAATATCAGCTATCACTTCATCCATGCTGGATAAATGGGAAGTTCAAGGAGAAACCCGCGCTGAGTTTGAGATTGATGTAAATAAAGAATTCCACACTTTGAGTGCAGATGTCATTTCTTGTATAGCATTTGGAAGTAGCTACGAGGAAGGAAAGCGAATTTTTGAATTGCAAGATGAACAGGTACAACTTGCACTCCTTGCAATGAGAACCTTCTACTTTCCTGGATTCAG GTTTGTGCCGACAAAGAAGAACCAAAGAAGGCATAGCCTAAACAAGGAAATCCGAAATTCTTTGCGCAGATTGATTGAGATAAATCGAAAGAAGTGTGAAGATTCCAAAAATTTGCTTGGCTTGATGCTATCAGCCAGCAAAACTGACACTGAGTTTAAAATGGGAATCGAAGAGATCATTGATGAGTGCAAAACATTTTACTTTGCCGGTAAAGAAACAACTGCAAATTTATTGACATGGGCAACACTTCTGCTGGCATTGTGTAAAGAATGGCAACACAAGGCCCGAGATGAAGTCTTGCAAGTGTGTGGCAAGAACGAGCACCCAAATGCGGAAACCTTGAGCAGTCTCAAAATT GTAAATATGGTGTTGAAGGAGACCCTCAGGCTGTACCCTCCAGCTCTGTTCGTCAACAGGACGGTCAGTAGGGATGTGAAGCTAggcaaactcgacatccctgcgGGCACACAGCTCAATCTGCCTATTATTGAGATGCACCATGATGTCAACATATGGGGAGCTAATGCGGATGAGTTTGATCCATCGAGGTTTGCAGATGGCAAGAGCTATCACCTCGGCGCGTACTTCCCCTTTGGGATTGGCCCTGCCATCTGTGTTGGCCAGAATCTCACGATGGTTGAGGCAAAGCTGGCGCTTGCAATGGTCCTCCAACGCTTTGCGTTTGAGGTCTCGCCGTCCTATGTTCATGCGCCGATGATGGCGATGACCCTCCAACCCGAGTACGGTGCTCAAGTTCTTGTCCACAAGATCTAA